A single Desulfovibrionales bacterium DNA region contains:
- the lptC gene encoding LPS export ABC transporter periplasmic protein LptC, with protein sequence MLATVLILAIGFFLMWPRTRRAYYPPDMPKWFLNSEQRDADLKMEDVEYTNNRDGRDEWVLYARFARYFKGEEEVLLDSVRTNFFLKSGKTVTVSGEHGTYDTQSKDIDLWGHVSAIDSDGGRFYSNAITYNSKERVLRTPEEVTVLGSKLDLKGTGLLYELNTGKMSILKEVQVVTQRKLN encoded by the coding sequence GTGTTGGCCACTGTACTTATTCTGGCAATCGGATTTTTTTTAATGTGGCCACGGACCCGGCGAGCGTATTACCCTCCAGACATGCCTAAATGGTTTCTTAACTCGGAACAAAGGGATGCCGATCTTAAAATGGAGGACGTTGAGTATACAAATAATCGGGATGGAAGGGATGAATGGGTACTCTATGCCAGGTTTGCCCGGTACTTTAAAGGGGAAGAAGAGGTTCTGTTGGATAGCGTGCGGACAAATTTTTTCTTAAAGAGCGGCAAGACGGTAACCGTATCCGGTGAACACGGCACCTACGATACTCAATCTAAGGACATCGACCTTTGGGGCCACGTTTCAGCGATAGATTCGGACGGAGGACGTTTTTACAGCAATGCTATCACCTATAATAGCAAAGAGCGTGTGCTCCGCACACCGGAAGAAGTAACCGTCCTCGGTTCAAAGCTTGACCTGAAAGGTACGGGTTTGCTTTATGAACTGAATACCGGTAAGATGTCTATACTCAAGGAAGTACAGGTGGTTACGCAAAGAAAATTAAATTAG